The genomic DNA gagaacccaaccatgctgatcaactgaacgctgcctctgtgtcattccttcttcaccgactccgtccacacctttggggacccctggacctgctggggttggatcccagcatgtttggccttgttttaactttcctgtctcagtttccctgtccctggaatcctgtaacatTGACCATTTACATTTTGATgggcaatgtatgagagttcaaGTTTCTCCAAATTCCCACCAATACATATCATGGTTAGTCCTTTTTTTAGCCAttttaataggtgtgtagtgatatctcattgtggttttaatttgcatttccctaatgagcCTGAAAAGAAACCTCACTCTTCCCAGTCCAGTGAAAGAATGTTGCAAAAGATGGTAATCCCTGGGGCCCAAAGATGGAACAGAGGAGGCAGGAGCTATAAACTCCAAGCATGCTGCAGGCAATACGATGGCCCTAGAGATGGATTGCTGGAAAAGACCAGTGGCAGGTGGTTGCCAAAGACAGGGTGGTTGCCTTTGCTGAGGGTGCCCTTCATAAGGAACTTGAATCAGGCAGAGTAGACCTAGAAGTAATCCAAATAAACCAAGAAACAGAGATGGATAgggtgaaagaaaggaaggaaggaggaaactaagaagaaataaaataaaaagagaaagcaccctatataataagagaggaatatgctaattagccattataCCCTGAGGTGTAACGACCAAGTACATCACTaccagatcatggatcagcaggaggtaCAAGTGGGCtatggagagctacaggagggggcagggcagcaagctatgatagggggaggggagagggggcaaaGGCAGCTGCAAGAGGGCTGGGTAGCGACCTTCTGGCTACCAGCCgggggcagagagctacaggagggcggcagcaaCCTACTGGCACACAGATTCGTGCTCAGGGCTACTAGTggataataaaaacaaagaacagaaagaagaatAGACAGAAAACATGAAATCATTGAAAGTTTATGCAATTAAAGATGAAAATTTCTATTTTAGCAATTAAAGACTGAAAAATTCTGTAATATAAAGGTATAATTTTTTTCATCCTTAACTTAGTAACTAATTTAAACatgaaaaccattttttttatGGGAAATCTGTTCATTAATGGAATATCATTTGGGGAATGCTGGTGTAGACATGTAGTGAACAGCTgtagtagcaaaaaaaaaaaagtaaaaacaattgtGAGAATATTCAGATTAATGGTGATTCTTAGGAATACTTTTTGGGTTATTTCAATCCTATGATTAGAACAAATTTATAGCTCaatgtttacattttgaaagaCTTGTGTATTACACCCACTCCTGTTCTACTTATATAGTCTTGTCTCGATTATTTACCTATACATGGACCTACTGTgtctatatttaatttaaaaaattgtacttGTTAATTTATTAAGCACATGTGTATACTttccaataataaaaaaaaaatatgaaaacgtGTTAGTGAAAAACTTAAATCCAACCTTGTGCTTGGCAAAGGTAGGTGTTCCAAGAGGattaaatgttttgtttctttcttctagGTAACTTAATATAGTCTATATGTGTGTATTAGGACAACAGAAATATTTATCTAAGAAAACCTTGAGTGCTTCCAACAAATTTGTTTGCTCAATTGCCCCAGTGTTCCATGCCTAAATGAGATTATAGCCAGGATGTGCAGTTTGTTAGTTCCAGAATTCACCTAGACCATGTGGAccaaagtacattttttttttttactttttctgtatGAAATGTGTTATTCATACTTGGCCCTTTGTAGTTTTTCTTCAATTTGTGAAGACTAATGAGGATATAGCAACTGCTCATTGTATGCATTTTGCATTTCCCATTAGTTTCTTTAACTCCCTTCTATCAAGGCCTCTCAACTATGCTAAATTCTAATactataaagaatattttatatgaaaaatagaaataaggtAGTAGGCTATGATTTATTCATAATGTGCTGGTGAGAGGAGAGAAGGATTGCATGTGAGAGGGAGGACCAACTCTTAAACAGAACAGAGCTTATTAAGGACctataacaggggtcctcaaactttttaaacaggggaccagttcactgtccctcaaaccGTTGGAGGGCctgactatagttttaaaaaaaactatgaacaaattcctatgaacactgcacatatcttattttgaagtaaaaatagaaaactgtaacaaatacaatatttgtattttcatgtggcccgcgggccatagtttgaggacccctgatctataacATACTTAGCCAGTAAACTATGCAGATGTATCAGGAAGAACTCAATTTTGACTTTCAAATACCTGACTTTGAAGAGAATAATATGCAAGTAGTGTGTTAAGAAAAGTTCTTCtttgaattataaaatttaacttatttacaaagcttaaattttactttaataaattaCTTACAAAGTAATAGAGAGTCTTCATAATCCTAGTTTGAAGAAATACAGTGTCATTTTCTTGTATCTGTATTTACTTAACCAATTATTACCAACTTAATTCAATTTATTACATTTCTTTGCAGTTATATCCCTTGAAAATTAGGGTATCCaaggcaagagaaagagaaatagttgCATGAGAAATCACTGTATCTTCAGTCTGTATGGTGGCACACATTAACTATTGAATTGGTCCTTTAAGGAATCACTCATCTCTACTTTGACCCTCAAATAGATTTTAGTTTATAATAAAGAAGATCCTTCCTGAGTACCTAGGAATTGTTTGCTTGCTTACCATCAAGAAACAGTGAGAACAAagcctttcttaaaaaatatccaCATAGACTAACACTGAAGAAGAAATATTGGGGTGACCAAGTGTTCTGCTTCTAGGATaggcttattttttatatttcataatttttaaaaacataccatttttaattattaacagTATTACAGATTCCCCCATTTCCCACTACTTTGCATCTGACCACCCAACCAACACCTCACTCAAAGcgttcaccacattattgtcagagttcatgggctatgcatataggttctttggtaaatctcttccctCCTCCACTCTCCACTCCCTCTGATATCTGTCAGTCTTTTTCAGTTATCCATGACTCtgaaactacagtggggccttgacttatgagtgtcccgactaaagaatttttcgagatacaagccgtctctcgctctattttttgctttgagtttcgagctaaaattcgggttatgagccagcttcagataccccaccgctagttggcacagcgaacgtcacagtgaacaccacaacatcagcccagcatcaagtgtctcactcgttcactttttgatttgacacacgagtaatttgagttacgagctccatcacgtcaaggccccactgtattttgttaattagtttattttgttcattagattccatatatgagtgagatcatgtgatatttgtctttctcttactgactgacttcacttagcataacaatctccaggtccatccatgttgtcataaaagGTAATACATCTTTTTTAGAGCTGAATGGTAtaccattgtgtaaatgtaccacagcttttttatccacttatctactgatgagcacgtaggctgtttccagatattagctattttAATTAGCActactgtgaacataggggtgcatataatattatttctgattggtgttctgggattcttaggatatatttcaaGAAGTGAGATCaatgggtcaaaaggcagtttcatttttaattttttgaggaaactccataatgttttccacagtggctgcaccagtctgcataccCACCAGCTGTAtcctagggttcccttttctccacattctcaccagcacttgtttgttgatttattgatggtagccattcttgcaggtgtgaggtgatacctcaatgtagttttaatttgtatctctctgataattagtgaagttgaacatttttgcatatgttatttGGACATCCGTATTCCTCTTGGGGAAGTGTTTATccaggtctgttgcccattttttatagGATTGTTTGTCTTGCTGGTGTTGAGTTGTGGTAAGTTCttgaaataatttggaaattaacctcttatcagatgtataattgccaaatatgttctcccatacagtgggtcctcttttcattttgctgattttttttcatacacagaaacttttagtttgatgtagtcccatttgtttattttttcctttctttcacttgCCTTAGCACATGTATCAGTAAAAATACTggtatgtgagatgtctgagattttattgccaatgttgtaggatttttatgggttGGTgatttatgtttaagtcttttatccattttgagtttatttttctttatggtgtaagtttgtggtctaatttcatttttttttgcatgtatctgatcaaTTCTCcaagcaccatttactgaagagaacaATTTTACTCCATTATATTCTCTTGCcttcattgtcaaatattaattgaccataatggcatggtttgatttctgggatctcatttctgttccattgatgtatatgcctgctcttgtgccagaaccatgctgttttgattacaatacTTTTGTAGTATAGATTaatattgtgatctctccaactttgttcttctttctcaagattgctgaggtttTTTGGTGTGAtttttagttccatataaatttttagaatatttgttgtagatctgtgaaatatactgttgttattttaatagagattgcataAAATCTATAAATTGTTTAgatagtatgggcattttaattatattaagttTTCCactccatgaacaaggtatatgtctttatttattgtatattccttaatttctttcaatgtcctatagttttccaagtataggtcttttatttttaatttaaattctttattgtttaaagtattacataagtctcccttttccccattgTCCTCTACCCAGCTGCCCCGAcgccccagcacatgtcctcacccccccaccctcccattcatgccctcaccccttgGTGTCCATGTCCACTggatatgctaatatgcatgcatacaagtcctttggttgatcttttacccccttacccccgccttccctcataggttagAAAATCTGCTCGATGCTtatatgactctggttctatttttgttcatcagtttatgttgttcattatattccacaaatgagtgagatcatgtgatatttatctttctctgactggcttattttgcttagcataatactctccacttctacccatgctgttgcaaatggtaagaatgccttcttttttaccgcagcgtagtcttccattgtgtagatgtaccagttttttaatccactcatctgctgatgggcatttaggcagCTTccaatcttagctatggtaaattgtgctgctatgaacataggggtgcatatatcctttctgattggtgtttctgttttcttgggatatattccagaagtgggatctctgggtcaaatgggagttccatttttagttttttgagggaagTTCATACTGTCTtacacagtggttgcaccagtcagcattcccaacagcagtgcacgagggttcctttttctttgcatccttgccagcacttgtcatttgttaatttgttgatgataactattctgacaggtgtgagatagtactgcattgtcgttttgatttccatctctcggattattagtgaccttgagcatgttttcatatgtctcttggctttccttatgtactattttgaaaaatatctatttaggtctgttgcccattttttgattgggttgtttatcttccttttttcaagttgtgtgagttccccgtaaatgttggagattaaacccttattggagataacattggcaaatatgttctcccaagcaatgggctttcttgttgttttgttgatggtttctttcactgtgaagaagctttttattttgatgtagtcccatttctttatttttttaatataaaaacacagatttaatcatatttaatttaaaaaatggaacataTCTTACATAAGGGTTTTCTAAGTTAGAAATGTTATACTACAGATTTaatcatatttaatttaaaaaatggaacataTCTTACATAAGGGTTTTCTAAGTTAGAAATGTTATACATATCTGGCACTACAGAAGATACACAACTCTTCCACAGTTCATAGAAGAGTAGATGGACAATTTGATAAAGGATTGAGGAACAATTGAAAAacagtttacaaataaggaggcaGAAAATGCTTCAAGAGGCTCGGTCTTCAGAAATTGTCCTGGAATGCAGTTTCATTTGTATCAATGTCATGCTCCTTTTTCAATTTCTTGAACTCTACCACTTGGAAGAGGATGTGCTCGAGGATATGTTTGGCATCTTGTTGGTCCTTTGGTAGTTTATTGGTTACTCCAGGAATGTCACCACATTTCCTGACATAGAATTCCAGATCTTCTTCAGTACACTTATTGGTAATCTGAGCAAGCTGTGACTTCTCAGAGGAGAATGTCTCATCCAGGTCAAACAGCTCCAGTGGAGGAGGTGGCAATTCCCTGAAACTGGGAGGGAAAACCGCTGGCTGATGGGCAGGCAGCGGTGTCTTAAACTGAGGCTGGATGAGCTGGAGAGGTTCATGTTTCACATTGAGCTGTTCATAGCCTTGATGACCTTGGAGAGGGAAGTGACATCCAGCTGGTAAATGGACAGGTCAAAGAGGGTGGTGAAGTCCCGTGGGTTCTCATCACCCTCTTGGAGACACACTCAAAGCATCTCTAACAGGGTGGCTGTGTCAGGCAGCATCATGTAGTCAGAATTCTCTGGATCCTCAGCATCAATCTGGTTTAGATGAATGTCTTCTGTTGTAAGCCATTGGAAAACAACATCCatgattttgctatttttttcttctttatccaaaTAAACATGTGACATGAGCCAAGCACTGCCAGCTTCCCACCTTGGTTCTTGGAGTGATAAAAAGCCAGAATGGGTCTGTTCAGTGGAAAACAGACAGAACCCATGGACAGAACAGCAACTGCTGGTTTCATGACACTCAATGTGGCACCAAAGGTGAGAACCTAGGCATTTTTTACACTGCTCTTCTCATCAATGATCCAGGCACAGCCCTCCCTGCAGTTCGGCTGATCTCCCTATTCAAGACTCCATtgggcctaactggtttggctcagtggatagagcatcggcctgcggactgcggactgaaaggtcccaggttcgattccggtcaagggcatgtactttggttgcaggcacatccccagtaggggctgtgcaggaggcagctgtttgatgtttctctctcatcgatgtttctaactctctatccctctcccttcctctctgtaaaaaaatcaataaaatatatatataaaaaaagactcCATTGGAAACTAGAGTTTCTTTAGGATGGAAATACTTATACATTTCTAACCGCAGCATCATTATTAACCATGATTCCATATTCTTCCAGGAGAAATTTAATATTGGTGTCAAACCTGGATTCCCCACCCTCTCCTAGCATCACAAGGATATCTCCAACGCCGTCAATGTATTTCATCAGGACCTCAAACTCAGCTGCAGTAAATTTTTCCCTTGGCCCAGCTGTAATCCACAATTTCACACCAATTAAATTCTCAGGTGTGATTTCATCTTTTAAGCTCTGAATCTTCCAATTGCTCCGAAGTCTCTTCTGCATCGATTTATAGCCATTGTTGGTGATAAATACTTCCTTTTTGTATGCATTGAAAAGAATGGTGCTCCAAAGCTCTTTCTCCATGGTTACCTGAGGCCTGGTGACCACCATCTTCACCTGATGCCACCCAGCATCCCAATGCCAGGTATCCAAGGCCTCTTAGCAATGTCGgactctttattttctctttagtttccattgccctaggagctgtatcagtgaagatattgcttcggcatatatctgagattttgctgcctgtggattcctctaatatttttatggtttcccatcttatgtttaaatcctttacccattttgagtttatttttgtgtatggtgtaagttgatggtctactttcaatttttttttttgcatgtatctgtccaattttcccaacaccatttattgaagagactgtcttgactccattgtatgctcttgcctcctttgtcaaatattaattgagcataatggcttgggtcaatttctgggttctctgtacCATTCCATTGgtatatatgtctgttcttgtgccagtaccaggcagttttgagaactgtggcttggtaatatagtagcttgatatctggtattgtgatccctccaccttttttcttctttctcaggattgctgtggctattccgggtctttttttttttttatgccagatgcatttttggagagtttgttatagatctttgaaatatgccattggtattttaatggggcgtgcattgaatctatagattgctttgggtagtatgaacagtttgatgatgttgtttctaccaagccatgaacatggtatgttctttcatctgtttatgtcttcctctatctcttttttcaatgtcctgtatttTTTCTTGAGTACaagccttttacctccttagtgaagtttattcctaggtatcttattttttttggtgcaatggtaaatgggattggtttttttcttttctctttctgtgaatttattatctatatatatataaaagcctaagtggccattatgaccaaatgaccagaatgacaaGTTGACCTGTCGTAATGATGCCCagtgaccagcaggaggcagacactcaacacaagagctgccccttggtgttagtgcactcccacagccaaccttcagTCAGCCATCCTCCTGCTGTCCCTACCCACTGCgtttggccaacctcccacggtcccttcccTGGGCTGGTCCTTCCCTCTGGCTAAGGCTCCAGGCACTGGAGAATCTGTCTCTGGGAATCCTATAGGAGGAGAGTGACCCTGATGCTGATTAAGACAGAGTAGCATTTCGGAAGGTGTAGAAGGGGCAAGGCAGCAGCCTAATTGCAAAGACTTAAAGTACACACCACTACCATCTTACCTCTGCCACTACACCATGTGTGCCACTCACCCTTCTGCCCCCATCATCCACTTCTACCTTGACAAACACTTTTCCAGACTGCCAACCAGTGATTGACTAGCGTTCCTATGGTGGTGTGCTGCCATTGACTGAAGTCAGCTATCTATCATGCTTGGGGGCGGAGCCCCTAGAATATGTGTGCTTCAGGTAGGAGAGATgacctgtctgtctgtcagcaACTTTTACCCAGGGAGAGTGAGGTGGCCCTAGCACAGGCCGTGAAGTAGAGCTGTATTTCCACTGTGGAGCATAGCTGGTGTTCAGGCTTTTTTGGGGCACTCTTTTGTGGTCTTTGCTTGCCGTTACCTCAGTACATCTACACTACTAGATCTGGGCCTGCTGGCTaaactcctgtggtccctctccacagccagcaggccccgatcACCCATGCTCCCacgcatgaatttgtgcaccaggtctctagctggtttataaaaaggccatagatttctgggtgttaattttgtatcctcctatattgccaaatttatttattaggtctagtagtttttttgatggagtctttggggttatctatgtatagtatcatgtcatctgcaaataaggacagttttacttcttcttttccaattttgatgccttttattttttgtttctggtCTGATCGATttggctagcatttccagtactatatcgaacaggtgtggtgaaagtgggcatccctgtcttgttcctgttcttagggaaaatgagtTTACTTTTAACCCATTGAGTATCATACTGGCGGTAGATTTGTCATTGCTggttgctccaccctggtgattcccagagaccccaccccacccaatttacaaccccacccaaactgtgtgcatcgtcttttgcatatgaatggcatGTCCTTTCTCTGCTTAAAACCTGTCAAActtcagctgggtcagagagccctaGAGTTTCCAAAAGATGGCCCAaggcctggcagcagcagcctgccttgcttcacagctgggtctcatctgggcacttccaaaccccatacaaagaggaggaatctgcagatgtctctgtagctcctgctgggtggcctcagacAGTGGCTGatcttgcacctccttggagatccaagagccaggaTACCCAGTgctcagagtgagaccatactgGATTATAACTCTTTActtccataagagacacactcaaggatcagacacagtgagcaccaaagccccattgaagcaagtcctgcttcatAAAGGTGTCTTCCCTGcacaacagatcttccagtgtagacactGCTGGTcaccacagccaattggcctggaggtcaaatcctcccagtgataccaacagcaatcaaggcttaactacaacaagactatgcacacagcccacaaaggggtgcaccaagagtgtccacctcaggtgattggggaggctgagccactgggccttttAGGACACCCACCACACAAAactactctatcaactcaaggagacttagcagctacccagtacatagaaacaaacacaaggaatcagccaaaatgtggagacaaagaaacaagtcacaaatgaaagaaatggatgaaagcaaactactggatatagagtgcaaaaccacggttataaggttactcaagaatcttctagaaacctctaagAAATTTAgagagaccctcaaggatatgaaaaatgaccaatcagaaattaagcatatactgactgtaataaagaataatatacagagatccaatagcagacaagaggatcccaagaatgaagtcaaatatttgaaatttgaaGAAGCAAacaacacccaaccagaaaagcaaaaagaaaaagaatccaaaaatatgaatatagtgtaaggagcctctgggacaacttcaagcgtacaaacatctgaattatgagggtgccagaagaagagagcaagcaagatattgaaaacctatttgaagaaataatgacaggaaacttcccctacctggtgaaagaaatagacttacaagtccaggaagtgcagaagaaccccaaacaagaagaatctaaagaggaccacaccaagacacatcataattaaaatgccaagggcaaaagacagagagaatcttaaaagcagcaagagaaaaacagttagttacctacgagggagtacccatacaactgtcaactgatttatcaacagaaactatgaaggccagaagggagtggcaagaaatatacaaagtgatgaatactaagaacctacaaccaagattactctacccagcaaactaccatttagaattgaaggtc from Myotis daubentonii chromosome 2, mMyoDau2.1, whole genome shotgun sequence includes the following:
- the LOC132228247 gene encoding intraflagellar transport protein 52 homolog, translated to MVVTRPQVTMEKELWSTILFNAYKKEVFITNNGYKSMQKRLRSNWKIQSLKDEITPENLIGVKLWITAGPREKFTAAEFEVLMKYIDGVGDILVMLGEGGESRFDTNIKFLLEEYGIMVNNDAAVRNV